The Methanomicrobia archaeon genomic sequence GTTACTTATTACCAGTGGCGTGGCTGCGGGAGGAGTGCTGTTCTTTTTAGTAAACCTGCGGTGGTATCTCGTGCCCACCATTCTCGGGCCCATTATGATGCTCGTGTGCGGTACAGTAATGGGGCTCATAGCACCGAGTATTCTCCGCATTGTGCTCAAAATAACAATGAATCACTTCTTGTAATGGCTGCTCTCTTTTCACCGCTCCCAGTACCAGACAAGAATAGCTTTTTCAGGGTATCCGCATCTGCACTTCATATCCAGAATCTTCAGCTTCAGTTTCTGATTCCCGCTACAAAATAAGCTCCTTCCTCGTTATCTCCCGCTCGGTAATCTCATACAGCCCTTTATCTGTTATCTTCAGCGCGGGGATCACGGGCAACGCTAGGAAGCTGAGCGCCATAAACGGTGACGTTAATCTCCCGCCTAACTCACGGTACGCCGCTTCCAGCGTCTCCATATCCTTTACCACGTGAGCGGGCTCGTCGAGCGACATGAGCCCAGCATACTCGAGCACGAGTCTCGTTACCTTTCCGTCAGAAACCACAACCTCGCCGCCGTCCATCTCCCTGAGCGCGTTGACCGCTGCTGTCATATCGGTATCATTGGTACCGATGACGATGATATTATGACTGTCATGCGCGATGGTAGAGCCGATAGCGCCTTCTTTGAGTCCTAACCCGGTAACAAAACCAGTGCTGTAGCCGCCCTTGCCGGTATGACGGTCAATCACCGCAATCTTCAAGACATCGTTCCTGATATCCGCTTCAAGAACTCCATCGTGTACTTCCAGTTCTCTGATAACCGATCCCGTGATCAAACTGCCTTCCATGACTCTTATGACGTTCACCTTTGCTCGTTTGCCCACGCATTTGATTGCAAACTGCTCAGCGGTAAATTCCGGACACCTCACTGTGTTAAGCCCGAATGAATAGTTAAACGTTACTTCTGGGACGGTGGCCATGCCATTACGCGCGACAATTTTACCGTCTGCAATTACCAGTTCTGGAATGAAGCGTGTGAGATCGTCAAACACGACAAGGTCTGCTCGTTTGCCAACCTCGATAATCCCTCGGTCGTCCAACCTGAAATGCCTGCACGGATTGACCGTTGCCATCTGGAGCGCTGTGATCGGATCGAGGCCCAAATTGACAGCAGTCCGCACCGTGTAATCGAGACCCCCAAGCATAATCAAATCGGCAATGTGCCGATCGTCGGTACAGAACGCTACATTATCGGTAGAAAGCTCATTATCTAAAATGTAGCCAACCAGATTCTCCAGGTCTTTCGCCTGACTGCCAAACCGGATATACACCGCCATACCCAGCTTCAGCTTCTCTGCAAGCTCCCATCCCTCGGTCACTTCGTGGTCTGAGCTGATCCCGACTCCATAATATTTCTTTAACGCTTCACCGCTCAGCAACGGGCAGTGGCCTTCTATTATCTTACCTAATCGTTTAGCGGCCGCGATTTTACCCATAACCTCCGGATCGTTGTTGATAACGCCCGGGAAGTTCATCACTTCACCGAGACCAATAACACCCTCCTCTCGAAGCAGTTCTTCGACCTCCTTGGCACCTAACGTCGCACCGGAGGTTTCAAAGGGCGAGGCAGGCACGCAGCTCGGGACGGTTATATACACGCTG encodes the following:
- the ade gene encoding adenine deaminase is translated as MATEDIAEVDLGNGKADLVLKNCRIVDVEYGVIFDSDIGITADRIVKIQAGLTGIQTVDVAGKFVAPGLVEPHVHYESSKLPLSAFVRLIMAHGTTTLVNDPHEIANVLGVRGVEETLREARLQPISVYITVPSCVPASPFETSGATLGAKEVEELLREEGVIGLGEVMNFPGVINNDPEVMGKIAAAKRLGKIIEGHCPLLSGEALKKYYGVGISSDHEVTEGWELAEKLKLGMAVYIRFGSQAKDLENLVGYILDNELSTDNVAFCTDDRHIADLIMLGGLDYTVRTAVNLGLDPITALQMATVNPCRHFRLDDRGIIEVGKRADLVVFDDLTRFIPELVIADGKIVARNGMATVPEVTFNYSFGLNTVRCPEFTAEQFAIKCVGKRAKVNVIRVMEGSLITGSVIRELEVHDGVLEADIRNDVLKIAVIDRHTGKGGYSTGFVTGLGLKEGAIGSTIAHDSHNIIVIGTNDTDMTAAVNALREMDGGEVVVSDGKVTRLVLEYAGLMSLDEPAHVVKDMETLEAAYRELGGRLTSPFMALSFLALPVIPALKITDKGLYEITEREITRKELIL